One region of Polaribacter pectinis genomic DNA includes:
- the trxA gene encoding thioredoxin: MALEITDANFEELVLKSDKPVLVDFWAAWCGPCRMVGPIVDEIHAEYEGKAVVGKVDVDANQEFAAKYGVRNIPTVLIFKNGEVVDKQVGVAPKNTYTGKIDAAL; this comes from the coding sequence ATGGCATTAGAAATAACAGACGCAAATTTTGAAGAATTAGTATTAAAATCAGACAAGCCAGTATTGGTAGATTTCTGGGCAGCTTGGTGTGGACCATGTAGAATGGTTGGACCAATTGTAGATGAAATTCATGCAGAATATGAAGGGAAAGCTGTAGTTGGTAAAGTAGATGTAGATGCAAACCAAGAATTTGCAGCAAAATACGGAGTAAGAAACATACCAACTGTTTTAATCTTTAAAAACGGAGAAGTAGTAGATAAGCAAGTAGGTGTTGCTCCAAAAAATACATATACAGGAAAAATTGATGCTGCTTTATAG
- the metH gene encoding methionine synthase — translation MKVKQNKYMKLSGLEPLVLNENSNFINVGERTNVAGSRKFLRLIKEEKYDEALDIARHQVDGGAQIIDINFDDGLIDGKEAMIRFLNLIAAEPDICRVPIMIDSSKWEIIEAGLQVVQGKCVVNSISLKEGEEKFIWEAKQIKRYGAAVIVMAFDEEGQADNYDRRIEIAKRSYDVLVNKVGFPSEDIIFDLNIFPVATGMDEHRRNAIDFIEATRWVRQNLPNVSVSGGVSNVSFSFRGNDGVREAMHSVFLYYAIQAGMNIGIVNPALLEVYDDIPKELLEHVEDVILDRREDATERLLDLAETVKGSKKEKVADLSWRENTLQERITHALVKGIDAFIIEDVEQARQEAEKPIEVIEGHLMIGMNVVGDLFGAGKMFLPQVVKSARVMKKAVSYLNPFIEAEKGDKQEPVGKILMATVKGDVHDIGKNIVSVVLACNNYEIVDLGVMVPPEKIIQTAIDERVDAIGLSGLITPSLDEMVYLAKEMQRQNFVLPLLIGGATTSKAHTAVKIDTQYKNAVVHVNDASRAVTVVGDLLNKKSSHLYTAKLKKDYDEFRTKFLKRGKEKSYISITEARKRKYKIDWETSEIKKPNELGIQVLKQLSLKELLPFIDWSPFFRSWDLHGKFPDILTDKVVGEQATIMYAEAQEMIKEIIAKQLLKPKAVFGLFEANSINDDDISVQKKGEEVAIFRTLRQQLKKREGIPNHALADFIAPKETNKTDYMGAFAVGIFGAQELAESYRAKEDDYNAIMAQAIADRFAEAMAEYLHKQIRVKHWGYSSDETLTNDDLIKENYKGIRPAPGYPACPDHLEKETIWDLLSVEENIGVTLTESLAMWPAAAVSGYYFANKEAKYFGLGKITDDQVTDYSTRKGITKEKARKWLHPTLAEESPS, via the coding sequence CTGCAGAACCAGATATTTGTAGAGTCCCAATTATGATTGATAGTTCCAAATGGGAAATCATAGAAGCTGGTTTACAAGTTGTACAAGGAAAATGTGTGGTAAATTCTATTTCCTTAAAAGAAGGAGAAGAAAAGTTTATTTGGGAAGCAAAACAAATAAAACGCTATGGAGCAGCAGTAATTGTAATGGCTTTTGATGAAGAAGGTCAGGCAGATAATTACGATAGAAGAATAGAAATTGCCAAACGTTCTTATGACGTTTTGGTAAATAAAGTTGGTTTTCCAAGTGAAGACATCATTTTCGATTTGAATATTTTTCCTGTAGCAACAGGAATGGACGAACATAGAAGAAATGCCATCGATTTTATTGAAGCAACAAGATGGGTAAGACAAAATTTACCAAATGTTTCTGTAAGTGGAGGTGTAAGTAATGTGTCGTTTTCGTTTAGAGGAAATGACGGAGTTAGAGAGGCAATGCATTCTGTATTTTTATATTATGCGATCCAAGCTGGTATGAATATCGGAATTGTAAATCCTGCTTTGTTGGAGGTTTATGATGATATTCCTAAGGAATTATTAGAACATGTAGAAGACGTAATTTTAGACAGAAGAGAAGACGCAACTGAACGATTATTAGATTTAGCAGAAACAGTAAAAGGTTCTAAAAAAGAAAAAGTTGCAGATTTATCTTGGAGAGAAAATACACTACAAGAAAGAATTACTCACGCTTTAGTAAAAGGAATAGATGCTTTTATTATTGAAGATGTGGAGCAAGCAAGACAAGAAGCAGAAAAACCAATTGAAGTTATCGAAGGTCATTTAATGATTGGTATGAATGTGGTTGGAGATTTATTTGGCGCAGGAAAAATGTTTTTGCCACAAGTTGTAAAATCTGCTCGTGTAATGAAAAAAGCGGTTTCTTATTTAAATCCGTTTATTGAAGCAGAAAAAGGAGACAAACAAGAACCTGTTGGTAAAATTTTAATGGCAACTGTAAAAGGTGACGTTCATGATATTGGTAAAAATATTGTGAGTGTTGTACTTGCTTGTAATAACTACGAAATTGTAGATTTAGGTGTAATGGTTCCACCAGAAAAAATCATACAAACTGCTATTGACGAACGTGTTGATGCAATTGGTTTATCTGGTTTAATTACACCTTCTTTAGATGAAATGGTGTATTTGGCTAAAGAAATGCAACGTCAGAATTTTGTATTGCCTTTATTGATTGGTGGTGCAACAACATCCAAAGCGCATACAGCTGTTAAGATAGATACACAATATAAAAATGCAGTGGTTCATGTAAATGATGCAAGTAGAGCAGTAACTGTTGTTGGAGATTTGTTGAACAAAAAATCGAGCCATTTATATACAGCCAAATTAAAGAAAGATTACGACGAGTTTAGAACCAAGTTTCTAAAACGAGGAAAAGAAAAATCTTATATTTCTATTACTGAAGCAAGAAAAAGAAAATATAAAATTGATTGGGAAACTTCGGAAATTAAGAAGCCGAACGAATTAGGAATTCAGGTTTTAAAACAATTGAGTTTAAAAGAATTATTGCCATTTATAGATTGGAGTCCGTTTTTTAGAAGTTGGGATTTACATGGGAAGTTCCCAGACATTCTAACAGATAAAGTAGTTGGAGAACAAGCGACAATAATGTATGCAGAAGCTCAAGAAATGATCAAAGAAATCATTGCAAAACAATTATTAAAACCAAAAGCAGTTTTCGGTTTGTTTGAAGCAAACTCTATAAATGATGATGATATTTCGGTTCAGAAAAAAGGTGAAGAAGTTGCCATTTTTAGAACTTTACGTCAGCAATTAAAGAAAAGAGAAGGAATTCCAAACCATGCATTAGCAGATTTTATTGCGCCAAAAGAAACCAATAAAACCGATTATATGGGCGCATTTGCTGTCGGTATTTTTGGAGCGCAAGAATTGGCAGAAAGTTACAGAGCAAAAGAAGACGATTACAATGCAATTATGGCGCAAGCAATTGCAGACAGGTTTGCAGAAGCAATGGCAGAATATTTACACAAACAAATTAGAGTAAAACATTGGGGATATTCGTCAGACGAAACTTTAACAAACGACGATTTAATAAAAGAAAATTACAAAGGAATTAGACCAGCACCAGGTTATCCTGCGTGTCCAGATCATTTAGAAAAAGAAACCATTTGGGATTTATTAAGCGTCGAAGAAAACATAGGAGTCACTTTAACAGAAAGTTTAGCAATGTGGCCAGCAGCAGCAGTATCTGGATATTATTTTGCAAATAAAGAAGCAAAATATTTTGGTTTAGGAAAAATTACAGACGATCAAGTAACCGATTATTCCACAAGAAAAGGAATCACAAAAGAGAAAGCAAGAAAGTGGTTGCATCCAACTTTAGCAGAGGAAAGCCCATCTTAA
- the metF gene encoding methylenetetrahydrofolate reductase [NAD(P)H]: MKITEHIKKADGKTLFSFEIIPPKKGNNINDLYNNIDPLMEFNPPFIDVTTSREEYVYINKGEGLLDRKITRMRPGTVGICAAIKHKYNVDTVPHVLCGGFTKEETEYVLVDCHYLGIDNVMALRGDAMSHQKYFTPNEGGNHYATDLVKQINDLNCGKYLHDVIEATNKADFCIGVAGYPEKHLEAPSLQTDLKRLKEKVDAGADYVVTQMFFDNQKYFAFVEAAKEAGINVPIIPGIKPIAVKRHLQLLPQVFKIDLPETLISSVENCKTNKDVRQVGIEWAIQQSKELLAAGVPVLHYYSMGKSDNVHAIASELF, from the coding sequence ATGAAGATTACAGAACACATTAAAAAAGCAGACGGAAAAACATTGTTTTCATTTGAAATTATTCCGCCAAAAAAGGGAAATAACATCAATGATTTATACAATAATATAGATCCGTTAATGGAGTTTAATCCGCCATTTATAGACGTTACAACTTCAAGAGAAGAGTATGTTTACATAAATAAAGGAGAAGGTTTATTAGATAGAAAAATAACAAGAATGCGTCCTGGAACTGTAGGTATTTGTGCAGCAATTAAGCATAAATACAATGTAGACACTGTACCACACGTATTATGTGGAGGTTTTACAAAAGAAGAAACAGAATACGTTTTAGTAGATTGCCATTATTTAGGAATCGACAATGTAATGGCTTTGAGAGGAGATGCAATGAGTCATCAAAAATATTTTACGCCAAATGAAGGTGGAAATCATTACGCAACAGATTTGGTAAAACAGATCAATGATTTAAACTGTGGAAAGTATTTACACGATGTAATTGAAGCGACAAATAAGGCAGATTTTTGTATAGGAGTTGCAGGTTACCCAGAAAAACATTTAGAAGCACCATCTTTACAAACCGATTTAAAACGTTTAAAAGAAAAAGTAGATGCTGGTGCAGATTACGTAGTTACACAGATGTTTTTCGATAATCAAAAATATTTTGCGTTTGTAGAAGCTGCAAAAGAAGCCGGAATTAATGTGCCAATTATTCCAGGAATTAAGCCAATTGCAGTAAAGCGTCATTTGCAATTATTACCTCAAGTTTTTAAAATCGATTTACCCGAAACTTTAATTTCGTCTGTCGAAAATTGTAAGACAAATAAAGACGTTCGCCAAGTTGGTATTGAGTGGGCAATTCAGCAATCGAAAGAATTATTGGCGGCAGGAGTACCAGTTTTGCACTATTATTCTATGGGAAAAAGCGATAATGTACATGCAATAGCATCCGAATTATTTTAA
- a CDS encoding DUF58 domain-containing protein, with product MDLSNVQSSEIKNLDILAKQVVEGFITGMHKSPFHGFSVEFSEHKLYNKGESTRHIDWKLFAKTEKLYTKKYEEETNLRCHIIIDNSASMHYPIIKKQTVDSLNKVGFSAVAAAALMEIFKKQRDAVGLSIYADSYEYYAPEKGSERHRKMLLHQLEQLMVSESNATTDTYKYLHEIAEKIHRRSLIFVFTDMFQTSKEDEALFEALRHLKYNKHEVVLFHTFDGKTELNFNFDNSPKKFVDVETGEEINVYAENVQEKYKEIVENYFKELKNKCLQYQIDYVPVDIHSGFNQILTKYLISRKKIK from the coding sequence ATGGATTTATCAAACGTACAATCTTCGGAAATTAAAAATTTAGACATCCTTGCAAAACAAGTGGTGGAAGGTTTTATCACAGGAATGCATAAAAGTCCGTTTCATGGGTTTTCTGTAGAATTTTCCGAACATAAATTATACAATAAAGGCGAAAGCACACGACATATAGATTGGAAATTGTTTGCAAAAACAGAGAAACTCTACACTAAAAAATATGAAGAAGAAACGAACTTGCGTTGTCATATTATTATAGATAATTCAGCTTCCATGCATTATCCGATTATAAAAAAGCAAACAGTAGATTCTTTAAATAAAGTTGGTTTTTCTGCAGTTGCTGCAGCTGCATTAATGGAAATATTCAAAAAACAAAGAGATGCAGTAGGTTTAAGTATTTATGCAGATTCTTACGAATATTATGCTCCAGAAAAAGGGAGTGAGCGTCATAGAAAGATGTTATTGCATCAATTAGAGCAATTAATGGTTTCTGAATCGAATGCAACTACAGATACTTATAAATATCTCCACGAAATTGCAGAAAAGATTCACAGACGTTCTTTAATATTTGTTTTTACGGATATGTTTCAAACGTCAAAAGAAGATGAAGCACTTTTTGAAGCGTTACGTCATTTAAAATACAACAAACACGAGGTAGTTTTGTTTCACACTTTCGATGGAAAAACAGAATTAAACTTCAATTTTGACAATTCACCCAAAAAATTTGTGGATGTTGAGACAGGAGAAGAAATAAATGTTTACGCAGAGAATGTTCAAGAAAAATACAAGGAAATTGTAGAAAATTATTTTAAAGAATTGAAAAATAAATGTTTACAATATCAAATTGATTATGTTCCTGTAGATATTCATTCTGGATTTAATCAAATTCTCACAAAATATTTAATTAGTAGAAAAAAAATTAAATAA
- a CDS encoding M1 family metallopeptidase — translation MKNLLYLFCSLIIISCNKTNNKTAILEKGISLELAQLRKQQISDVNYHLDFKIPKEKISPISSKLLLELSLNNLKDDLILDFNEKKSHLKSLKVNGQTSEVKHEKEHLIIDKKLLVKGKNSIEIFFNAGEVSLNRNEEFLYTLLVPDRASTLFPCFDQPDIKANYKLRITAPKDWKVLCGGFEESAIEIDSFTEHTFAKTDLMSTYLFSFVAGKFTEETKNPGAFDMRFLYRENNQEKIDESVGEVFKIHQNSLDFLEDYTQVKFPFQKMDFAAIPPFQYGGMEHVGAIQYRASSLFLDKNATQNRKLSRAKLIAHETSHMWFGDLVTMKWFNDVWMKEVFANFMADKIMNPVFPEINHNLSFMMAHYPSAYSEDRTKGTNAIRQYLGNLKNAGSLYGRIIYNKAPIMMRQLEFLLGEEAFQQGIQEYIKTYQNSNADWNELVSILDKKSAGDIKNWSDVWVNSSGRPVFYEEIELNEKGNVTKFVIHQKAEDGSDKIWTQSFRIQLLDERGYLKNINIKNMGKSFDITSATKDFKPGQVLYNTNGFGYGVFPIYKGKIASYKDIKDEVSRGYQYINLYENMLNGEVSPLETYNVYLEAIQKEENELITGYLSGRIQNIFWTFLNEEEQKDIQNRTETTIFNLLESELPKNIKRTLFGLYQSVAFSEVGTSNLYEIWSKKKNIENLFLNENDYTSLAIKLAIFKHPKANEILEEQQTRISNPDRLERFKWLLPSLSNDESVRDEFMKSLLQKENREKESWVQSALNNIHHPLRQGSSTKHLKSILEKLEEVQLTGDIFFPKGWLASSIGNYSSKEAFDILSEFLDENPNYNPILEKKLLQTTDNLSRAQEIKK, via the coding sequence ATGAAGAATTTATTATACCTATTCTGTTCCCTAATTATAATTTCCTGCAATAAAACTAACAATAAAACTGCTATTCTCGAAAAAGGAATTTCTTTAGAATTAGCACAGTTAAGAAAACAACAAATTTCAGACGTTAACTATCATTTAGATTTTAAAATTCCGAAGGAGAAAATAAGTCCTATTTCTTCTAAATTATTGTTAGAATTGTCTTTAAATAACCTTAAAGATGATTTAATTTTAGATTTTAACGAAAAAAAATCACATTTAAAATCATTAAAAGTAAATGGACAAACTTCAGAAGTAAAACACGAAAAAGAGCATTTAATTATTGATAAAAAATTACTTGTAAAAGGAAAAAATTCTATAGAAATATTTTTTAATGCAGGTGAAGTTTCTTTAAATAGAAATGAAGAATTTTTATATACTTTATTGGTGCCAGACAGAGCAAGTACGTTGTTTCCTTGTTTTGATCAGCCAGATATAAAAGCCAACTATAAACTACGAATAACTGCGCCAAAAGATTGGAAAGTATTGTGTGGAGGTTTTGAAGAAAGTGCCATAGAAATTGATAGTTTTACAGAGCATACGTTCGCTAAAACCGATTTAATGAGTACGTATTTGTTCTCTTTTGTCGCTGGAAAATTTACAGAAGAAACCAAAAACCCAGGTGCTTTTGATATGCGTTTTTTATACAGAGAAAATAACCAAGAAAAAATTGATGAAAGTGTGGGTGAAGTTTTTAAAATTCATCAAAATTCGTTAGATTTTTTAGAAGATTACACACAAGTTAAATTCCCTTTTCAAAAAATGGATTTCGCTGCAATACCGCCTTTTCAATATGGAGGAATGGAACATGTTGGCGCGATTCAATATAGAGCTTCCTCTTTATTTTTAGATAAAAATGCGACTCAAAACAGAAAATTAAGCAGGGCAAAATTAATTGCGCACGAAACTTCACACATGTGGTTTGGCGATTTGGTTACTATGAAGTGGTTTAACGATGTTTGGATGAAAGAGGTTTTTGCCAATTTTATGGCAGACAAAATTATGAATCCTGTTTTTCCAGAAATAAATCATAATTTAAGTTTTATGATGGCACATTACCCAAGTGCGTATTCAGAAGACAGAACAAAAGGCACAAATGCAATTCGTCAATATTTAGGAAATCTAAAAAATGCGGGTTCTTTGTATGGAAGAATTATTTACAACAAAGCACCAATTATGATGCGTCAATTGGAGTTTTTATTGGGAGAAGAAGCTTTTCAGCAAGGAATTCAAGAATATATAAAAACATATCAAAATTCAAATGCAGATTGGAATGAATTGGTTTCAATTTTAGATAAAAAATCTGCTGGCGATATTAAAAACTGGAGCGATGTTTGGGTAAATTCATCAGGAAGACCTGTTTTTTATGAAGAAATCGAGTTGAATGAAAAAGGAAATGTTACAAAGTTTGTAATTCATCAAAAAGCAGAAGATGGTTCAGATAAAATTTGGACACAATCTTTTAGAATTCAATTATTAGATGAAAGAGGTTATTTGAAGAACATCAATATAAAAAATATGGGCAAATCTTTTGACATTACTTCAGCTACAAAAGATTTTAAACCAGGGCAAGTTTTATACAACACAAACGGATTTGGTTATGGCGTTTTTCCTATTTATAAAGGTAAAATAGCTTCTTATAAAGATATTAAAGATGAAGTTTCAAGAGGATATCAATATATAAATTTATACGAAAATATGTTAAATGGAGAAGTATCTCCATTAGAAACCTACAATGTGTATTTAGAGGCAATTCAAAAAGAAGAAAACGAATTAATTACTGGTTATTTGTCAGGTAGAATTCAAAATATATTTTGGACTTTTTTAAATGAAGAAGAGCAAAAAGACATTCAGAATAGAACAGAAACAACTATTTTTAATTTGTTAGAAAGTGAGTTGCCAAAAAATATCAAAAGAACGCTTTTTGGATTGTACCAGTCTGTTGCATTTTCTGAAGTTGGAACAAGTAATTTATATGAAATTTGGTCTAAAAAGAAAAATATTGAAAACCTCTTTTTAAATGAAAACGATTACACTTCTTTAGCAATAAAGTTGGCAATTTTCAAGCATCCAAAAGCCAATGAAATTTTAGAAGAACAACAAACTCGAATTTCAAATCCCGATAGATTAGAACGTTTTAAATGGTTGTTGCCATCACTTTCAAATGATGAAAGTGTAAGAGATGAATTTATGAAATCGCTTTTACAAAAAGAAAATAGAGAGAAAGAATCTTGGGTGCAAAGTGCATTGAACAACATACATCATCCATTAAGACAAGGTTCTTCAACAAAACATTTAAAATCAATTTTAGAGAAGTTAGAAGAAGTACAGTTAACAGGCGATATTTTCTTTCCAAAAGGTTGGTTGGCAAGTTCTATTGGAAATTATTCATCAAAAGAAGCGTTTGACATTTTAAGCGAATTTTTAGATGAAAATCCGAATTACAATCCTATTTTAGAGAAAAAATTACTGCAAACAACAGATAATCTTTCGAGAGCCCAAGAAATTAAAAAATAA